A genome region from Camelina sativa cultivar DH55 chromosome 10, Cs, whole genome shotgun sequence includes the following:
- the LOC104716931 gene encoding early nodulin-like protein 1, producing MVLVKMFDVYLMIVMLMGLGFTIGLSSGHKFYVGETDGWVLAPSEDYTDWSHRHRFQVNDTLFFKYVKGEDSVLQVSEQEYNTCNTTDPLASLSDGDSLFQLRRSGPFFFISGDIGNCLKGQKLALTVMSTDHHRHTPRHPSPSPSPSTSLVHQSLSSPAPSPGVDSSSGAPAPASGPAAAAHNSAGSVGPGVVSLGLFLVIMISSMV from the exons ATGGTGTTGGttaaaatgtttgatgtttACTTGATGATTGTGATGTTGATGGGTTTGGGGTTTACAATAGGGTTATCAAGTGGGCACAAGTTCTATGTTGGTGAGACAGATGGTTGGGTCCTTGCTCCTTCCGAGGATTATACTGACTGGTCTCACAGACACCGGTTTCAAGTCaatgacactcttt TTTTTAAGTATGTGAAGGGAGAAGATTCAGTGCTGCAAGTGAGTGAACAAGAGTACAACACATGCAACACGACTGACCCCTTGGCTTCCCTCTCAGACGGTGACTCTCTCTTCCAACTTAGACGCTCAGGCCCATTCTTTTTCATCAGCGGCGACATCGGAAACTGTCTCAAAGGTCAGAAGCTAGCCTTAACGGTCATGTCCACGGACCACCACAGACACACTCCTCGTCATCCCTCTCCTTCCCCGTCACCCTCAACGTCTCTGGTCCATCAGTCTTTGTCGTCGCCGGCACCTTCTCCGGGAGTGGATTCGTCTTCAGGAGCTCCTGCTCCGGCTTCAGGTCCCGCTGCGGCAGCTCACAATTCGGCCGGTTCCGTTGGTCCGGGGGTGGTTTCTCTAGGCTTGTTTCTCGTGATTATGATAAGCTCCATGGTTTAG